The DNA region TCAGCGCCACACTGAACAACGACATCAAGCGCCTGAGCCGCAACTACCTGAAAGACCCCGTCGTCGTGGACGTGGTCGGTGAGGGCAAGAGCCAGGCCGCGCAGACCGTCGAGCACCTCAAGGTGCGCGTGGGCCGCAGCCGCACCCGCGTGCTGGCCGACCTGCTCACCGTGTACAACCCCGAGAAGGCCATCGTCTTCACCCGCACCAAGCGCGAGGCGGACGAACTGGCGAACGAACTGATCCACCGCGGCCTGGAAGCCGAGGCGCTGCACGGCGACCTCGCGCAGACGCAGCGTGAACGCGCCCTGGGCGCCTTCCGCAGCGGCCGCGTGGGCGTGCTGGTCGCCACCGACGTGGCCGCCCGCGGCCTGGACATCCCGGAAGTGGACCTGGTGGTGCAGTACCACCTGCCGCAGGACCCCGAGTCCTACGTGCACCGCTCGGGCCGCACCGGCCGCGCCGGGCGCACCGGCACCGCGATCATCATGTACGGCGACCGCGAGAACCGCGAGGTGGCCGGCCTGGAACGCATCACCGGCGTGCGCTTCACCGAGCGCAGCCTGCCCACCCCCAAGGAAGTGGCCGAGGCGAGCAGCCGCGCGAGCGCCGACATGGTGCGCCGCGTGGACGAGAACGCCGCGAAGGCCTTCCAGGGTGAAGCCGAGCGCCTGTTCAGCGAACTGGGTCTGGAGGCCCTGGCCCGCGCCCTGGCGAAGATCAGCGGCGTGACTGAGCCCGCCAAGGCCGCCAGCCTGCTGAGTGGTGAGGAAGGCCTGACCACCCTGGTCCTGCACGGCGAGCGTCTGGGCGTGGCCCGCACGGTGGCCCTGCTGGCCCGCAGCAGCGACCTGGACACCCGCCGCCTCGGCAAGGTCCGTCAGTGGCGCGGTGGCGCGGTCGCGGACGTGCCCAGCGAGTTCGTGCAGAAGATCCTGGCCGCCTCGCCCCTCGAAGGCGAGATCCAGGTGGAGATCGCCCAGGAACTGCCCGAACTGTTCGAGCAGCCCACCCGGGAACGCCGTGAGGGCGGGTACCAGGGCGGCAACCGCGGCTACCGCGACGAGGGCGGCTACCGTGGCGGGAACCGTGGCGGTCAGGGCCAGGGCCGCTGGAGCCGGGACCGCGAAGGCGGTCAGGGCCAGGGCGGCTACCAGGGCCGTGACGGCGGAAACCGCGGCGGCGGCCAGGGCGGCCGCTACGGTCGGGACAACGACCGCCCGCAGCGTCAGGGCAGTGACTT from Deinococcus ficus includes:
- a CDS encoding DEAD/DEAH box RNA helicase — encoded protein: MNFDQLIAPELAARLAERGITEATAIQVESLPQTMQGRDMIGRARTGTGKTLAFALPIISKLEPSRERARLPRAIVIAPTRELAKQVADEFSKSGVGLTTVTVYGGAAYGPQENALRRGVDVVVGTPGRLIDHLERGNLDLSAVQFAVLDEADEMLSVGFADAIETILQKTAPERQTMLFSATLNNDIKRLSRNYLKDPVVVDVVGEGKSQAAQTVEHLKVRVGRSRTRVLADLLTVYNPEKAIVFTRTKREADELANELIHRGLEAEALHGDLAQTQRERALGAFRSGRVGVLVATDVAARGLDIPEVDLVVQYHLPQDPESYVHRSGRTGRAGRTGTAIIMYGDRENREVAGLERITGVRFTERSLPTPKEVAEASSRASADMVRRVDENAAKAFQGEAERLFSELGLEALARALAKISGVTEPAKAASLLSGEEGLTTLVLHGERLGVARTVALLARSSDLDTRRLGKVRQWRGGAVADVPSEFVQKILAASPLEGEIQVEIAQELPELFEQPTRERREGGYQGGNRGYRDEGGYRGGNRGGQGQGRWSRDREGGQGQGGYQGRDGGNRGGGQGGRYGRDNDRPQRQGSDFSDREFRG